Within the Vagococcus carniphilus genome, the region AACTAGCAAATAGCTGGTTCTTTTTTTTATTTAAAAACAATAAATGACTTTTAGTGTATTTAAAAACATATTTAATGTCATTTTTTTTGAATTATTTCAAAAAAGACGATAGTTATCTTCAAACAGATACTGATATATTGATATATGTATAATTCAGTTAATAATAATTTTAATTTGACTAAGGTTATTATTAACATTTCAAAGATCCTTTGTTTTTTTTAGAAGGGAGGAGTGTCTAATTAGTAAAAAAGTTGTCAGAGTAATGGTTGTTTTATTTGCTTTAGTGGCATTAGCTTGTCCTATTGTTTTAAGGGCTGTTAATAATAATCCACTTAAGTACAGTGAATCTCGTAAAAAGCAAAAAACTGAATCAACCATCGAAAAAGGCTCCATAGAAACATTAACAACTGATGTGAAAGAAGGCGAAATTAAAAAAGTAGAAGATAGTATTAAAGCCCAAAAAGAAAAAGAACTACAAGAAGAGTACACTGACTATTTAACCAAAGTTCCTTTCGGTGATTTTATTGAGTTAAAAACAGAAAATGAGGGGAAAGTTTCATTAAGTATTGCTAAAGCTACTAGGTTAAAAGAATCTGATGAACGAGTTAGAACCGTTAAATCCGAAATTAAAGATGTGTCTCAAGTAGTAGAAGTTGAATATGATGTCTATGTATCAGAAGGAGATTTCTTATTCAATGGAACTATTTTCCAGTATTTTGATGAGCAAGGGGAACAAGGTGCTGTGATTTTAGATGATTTAGAAGAGGGAAAAACATTAAAAAAAGGGGAACGTCAAACTTCTAAAGCTTGGGTAGCTTTAAAGAATGATGGCAGTAAAATTTCAATGAAGATTGGGAATGCAACCTTTGTTGGAGAAATTGGATAATGAGGTGGTAAATTGATTTACTGCATAGGTAATGGTTTAGGCAAGAAATTACCAGGTATTGAGCATAGCCAAGTAAAGAGAATAAAGTTATTTCATCAACTAGGTGAAAAAGCTAAAATCATTGTACTTAATCATAGTGTTGATTTATATGATAATGCGGAAATAGTTGGTGTTTCAAGTAATGTCTTTTCTATTTATGATTATTTTCAAGAAGCAATTGGAGATAATCAATATTCGTTGAAAGACTATTATGAATACTGGCTAAATGATTCTGATTACCGAATTCAATTAGTAGATAAGAGTAATGATGTTAAAATTTTTTATGAAGAGGATTATATTGCTTATGCCCACTTCTATGATGAGGATTTCAAAAAAATTCATTTTATCAACTATTTTGATACACCATATGAAGATAGAAGAATCATTAAACGCGAAGTTTTTGATAAACGAGGTTTTTTGTCTGTTATTCAAGTGTTAGGAGAAAAAAATAAGCTTGTATCTGAACGTTTTTTTAATCCTTCAGGTGAGGAAAAAATAGTTTGTTATTACAATACTGACCGGAAAATATCAAGAATTGAACTTTTAAACTATAAGAACAAAATACATTATTTTAAGAACAAAGATGAATGGCAAGCCTTTTTTTTAGATGAACTAAACCTAGAGGATGTGCTCTTTTTTTCTGACAGGACTATTTCTGTTATGAAAAGTGTGACGCTTATGAAAACTAAAATTAAATTAATACCTGTTATTCATAGTGTTCATCTAAGACAACCATTCGTAGCGGAAACATCAGATATTACTTCGCCTTATCAATGTATTTTTAATCATTTAGAGTATGTCACAGGTGTGGTTGCATCAACAAAATGGCAACAAGAAGAATTGAATAGACGTTTGCCAGAAAATATAACTGCTTATTCAATTCCTGTAGGTTCTGTTGATACAATGAAAAAAGTGCCATTTGAAAAAAGAAATCCGTACAAAATAGTTTGTATGGCAAGATATTTTTCTGAAAAACAATTATTTCATCAAATTAAAGTGATTCAACAATTGCTTCATGAATTTCCAAAGTTAGAACTTCATTTATTTGGTTATGGAGACTCTTCTAATCAATTTAAAGAAGAAAAATTTTTAAAGCAGTACGTTAAGGAACATCATCTTGAAGAACATGTCTTCTTTAGAGGTTACTTGATAGATTTAGATACTGAATATAATGAAGCTGGGGCAATGCTTTTAACAAGTACAGTTGAAGGTTTTTGTTTATCTCTGCTAGAGGCAATTGAACATGGGGTACCAGTTATTTCTTATGATATTAGATATGGGCCAAGAGAGATGATTCAGCAAGGAAAAAATGGCTACCTAGTTGAAAAGAATAATGTGGATGAAATGAGAGATAGGTTGTCTGAATTATTAAGTCAGACAGAATTACATAAAGAAATGTCTAATAATGCCTATGAAATTGCTAAAGAATTTTCAAAAGAAAAGGTTTTGGAAAAATGGCAAAATTTATTGGAAGTAGAAAATAAATAACTTAGGTTTTTAATAGAGTTAGAAAGTAAATCAAGGAGGATTAACATTGAGCAAAAAAAATTACGATTACATCGAAAAAATGAATAAAAATAATAAAAGAAAAGAAAAATCAAAAAAAATATTTTATTCAACAGTTGCGGCTTATGGATTAACTGCTGTTGGTGCAACACAAGATACAGTAGAAGCTGCTGATGTAGATACATCTAACAATCAAGAAAATAAAGAAGCACAAACACAACAAGCACCTACAGCAAAAGAACAAGCTGCAACAAGTGAGGCACAAAGTGTAGAAGTTGTTGATGCAAAAGAATATTTAGGGCAAGTTGCTGGTGAAGCAGGTTTGAAACATGCTGGCGCACCAGAAGATTCTGCTATTAACCAAGCATTAAATGAGTCTTACGATATGCTTGATAATGAAACATTAACTGCAGAAGAAGCGAAAGAACAAGCTTCAAAATTACAAGAAGCTGAAACTAATAGTTCTGAAACAAAAGAAACGTCAAAATCAACTTCTGAAGAAAAGAAAAAAGAAGTAGCATCCGGTGAAACTGCTGCAACAGATTCCCAAACGTCTACTTCAAATCAAAATAAAAATTCTGAACAAACAAATAGTAGCACAACTAAAACATCAGGTAAAGTAGAAAATACTGCTGAAAAACCTGCCGTGTCAACTGGTAATGATGCTTTAGATAAAAAATTATCAGATCTTGAAAAGTTAGGTAAGTTAGAAGATAATTACTCAAAAGAAAGTGTTGAAGCACTAAACAAAGTTGTTAAAGAATTGGAAGAAAAAGTAGCTAAAGGTGAGTTATCAGATGAAGAAGCTCAAAAATCATTAGATTCTTTAACTCAAGCAATGAAAAATTTAGCAGTAGACAGAACAGCTTTAGATGATATCACAAAACAGTTAGAATTAGATTTATTAAATCTAGGCTCTATTAATAAAGAAAAATCAGCAGTTGTAAAAGAGATTTTAGATGAAGCAAAAGCACTTCAAGCTAAAGAGGGAGTAACTCAAGCTGAAATCAACCAATTAGTTGAAAAAATGACACAACACGCTGAAGATTTAGATATTTCATCAGAACAATTACAAACGCATATTGATGATGTTATGGCTGAGTATAAACAATTAGATTATACTGCTTTAAGTTATAAACAATTAAATGATGCTCTTAGAGATGCTCTAATGGTTGTCAACAATACAAACGCAACACAATCAGAGCGTTATTTAGCGTATAAACAAATTGATGATGCTATCGAAGAATTAGTAAAAATTAGAACTTCCGAAGAATTACAGGCAAAAATCGATGAAGTCATTAATATCGAAGGTAAAGATTATACTTCTGAAAGCTATAAGAAATTCTCAGAAGCTTTAAGAAAAGCTCAGAAAGTTATGGCGGCTAGTGAAGTGTCGACCGATACTTACTCAAATGTTTATCATGAATTAATGAAATCCATAGATGATTTAGTTTCTAAAGATAATGTAAATGATAGTTTACAAGCAACAATTGACGAAGCAACTCAATTGATTAAAGATAATAAAAAGAAACAAGTTTATACCAATGAAACACTTGATATTATCTTAAAACAATTAAAAATTGCTGAAACAGTTGACTTTAGTCAGGTTTCTGCAGATCGTCTTGTTGAAATTAATAATAACTTGAAAAAAGCAATGAACGATTTAATCGAAATTGAAGATCTAAAAGGATTAGAAAGCTTAATCAATGAAGGAAATAAATTAGTTGGTTTAGGCAAAGGAAACTTTACAGAGTCTTCATGGAATACACTGAACAAGCAATTATCTTATGCTGAAGCTGTAATTAGTAATTCTAAATCAACAGTGGATGAAATTTCAAGAGCTTACCATAATTTAAGTTTAGCTATTGAAAAAATGGTTGATAGAGATAGTTTATTAAAAGATTTAGATAGTCTTTTATTTAAATCAGAAGCTTATGAAAAAGACAAAGATAAATTTACAGTGAGTTCTTGGCAAGCCTTTGAAAATGCGTTAATCAAAGCTAGAGCTGTTAACAGACAAACTGTTTCACCAGATACACTAAATGCCATTGTCAACGAACTTGGTATGACAATGAATCAATTATTCTTAACAGGTAATGAAGCTGTTACTGCTCTTCAAAAAGAATTAGAAAAATTTGTTACATTGGATAAAGAAACGGCTTATACATCTGAAAGTTGGGGTAGATTACAACAAGTTGTTAAACAAGCTTATGCTTTAGTTGATAGCATAGACGATATTAATACAGCAGATGTTATCCGAGTGACTGAAGATTTAGAAAAAGCGATAAATAATTTGGCGTATAGTAATAAAGACCGTCAAGCAGCTAAAAAAGATTTACAAGATGCAGTAGCTGCATTTGATAACATGACAGAAGACGAACGTAAGAAAATTCTTCATGGTTACGAAGAATATGCTCAAGCAGCAGGTGAAGGTAAAGAATTATTAAATAACTTAAACTTAACAACTGCTGAAATGAATGAATTAGCAACTAAGATTAATAATGCCAAAAATAATTTAACGATTGATGAAGGTACTAAAACAATTGTTGTTAATACAACTACAAGCGTTGGTAAGAAAACAGGTATGAACAATGGCAAACTTAATGTTGAAGTGAGTGCTAAACAGCCATTGGTAAGTTTCTTTACTTACAGTCCAGCTTTTGAAACAACTATAAAAGTGCCTCATAACTTGTTACCATTCTTTGAAAATGGCGACTGGCGTAAATACATTAAAATTGCTTACAATAACTCTACTGGTTCAATTGGATTTGGTTCATATGAAGTTAAATCTGGAGATAAAAAATCAGGAGGTATTGCAGGAATTGGTGGTACTTGGGATCCTACTCTGAATTTATTGTCATTGGATGACCCTAAAGTGTTAGAAGACTTGAAAATTACTTATAAAATAGTCGATGGACAACCTGTTTTATTCATTACAACGAACAAAATGGTACCAGGCTGGGGCTTAATGCCAGTAAATGAATTTGAATTAAACTACTTCTTAAGTTTTGATTTAGATACATTTACAAAAGATGGTCACGTTTTACCAATTCAAGAAAAAGGTGACGATAAAGTAGTTGAAGCTGTCAGCAAAGTTTTACAAGAAGGAATTGCTGGAGCAACTAATTATAGTGATAAAAAAGATATCAATAACCTACAAGATATGAACTACTTAAATGTTCAAGACGAAGTAGAATTAGGCGAAATTTACACTCATGTAGTAGATGGAACTAATACGATTGTTGGTAAAGCAACTCAATCAAAAGATAAGCATCTTGATGGGGATCACTACCAAGCTGTCTTTGATTTGAATGGCACAGAAATTGGACGTGCTGAATTAGATAAAGATGGTAACTTTGTCTTTAATTACACAATTGTTGATAGTAAGACAGGTAATATTATTGCTCAAAACTTCAAACAAGGCGACAACATTAAAGTAACTGTTGTCAGAGTTAATGAGAAATATGATTTAACGACATCATCAACAGATAAAGGAATTAACGTTGTTAAAGGTAAATCACCACAAGTTAATCTAAATACAGTTAAACAAAATGGTAAAGAAATCAGTGGTAAAATCACTACATTAATGACTCAAGATGGTAAGAGCATGGAGATTGATCCATCTGATAAAAACGTTTATACAGTTCGTCTAGTTTATTATGCACCAGGTCAATCTACAGGGATTGAACTTGCTGAAGTTAGAACAGATAAAAATGGTAACTTTAGTTATATTACATCAATGCCATTACAATATGGTGGCCGAATTGAAGCGATTGGCTATGTGTATCAAGGAATTGTTAATAGTAATGGAGAATTATCTTCATCAGGTATTCAATTGAACAATACCGATTCAACTATGACAGTTAAAGAAGTTGAGTGGAAAATTGCAAAACCTTCTGTTAACCAAATTAAAGAAGGAAGTACAACTGTTTCAGGGCAAGCACCAGTCAATGCGGTTAAATTTAATGAAGCTAACTATAAAGTACAAGTCACAATTGGTGATAAAACTTACTATGGTGACATTGATGATAACGGAATGTTTACTGTAACTGTACCAAAAGTAGAACGTGGTAATGTTGTCGATGTAAGCATTGTTGGTTTTGTACCTGGTAAAAATGAAGCTGTGACTGGTTCAGAAGTTGTTGAAAGTATTGTAGTAGCAACTTCAGAAGCAAATGATAAATGGGTAGTAAACGAACCAACGATTAACCCACCTAAAATTGGTGAATCAACATTAACAGGGATTGTTTTACTAGATGATAGTCCAACAAGAGATTATTATTTAACTGTTACTGTTAATGGTGTTGATATTGCTATTAATGAAGATGCTCTAAACCGTGAAAATGGTCGTATTCAAATTAACTTAGGCCAAAAAATCAAAGCAACAGACGAAATTGTTGTTGTGTTACACGGAACTGAAAAAGGATATGATGGTGAAAAATCAGCATCTACAACAGTTGAAGTTGAAATGCAAGAGTCGTTTGAAGATTGGGAAATTAGTCATCCGGTAGTAAAAGACCCTCAAATTGGAGATAAATCAATTTCAGGATATGTCAAAGTTGATTCATCTTATGACAGAACTTATTATGTTCAAGTTAAAATTAATGACGGTAAAGTAATCACTGGTGAAGTTGACCAATATGGAAACTTTAAAGTGGCTTTAGATAAAGCTCTAGAAGCTTACGATGATGTTTCAGTTGTAATTGTCGGACAACAAGGGGATGCAGGTAAGAAACAAAGTGCAGAAAACTTAAAACGTGTTCCAGCTAAAAACAC harbors:
- a CDS encoding glycosyltransferase is translated as MIYCIGNGLGKKLPGIEHSQVKRIKLFHQLGEKAKIIVLNHSVDLYDNAEIVGVSSNVFSIYDYFQEAIGDNQYSLKDYYEYWLNDSDYRIQLVDKSNDVKIFYEEDYIAYAHFYDEDFKKIHFINYFDTPYEDRRIIKREVFDKRGFLSVIQVLGEKNKLVSERFFNPSGEEKIVCYYNTDRKISRIELLNYKNKIHYFKNKDEWQAFFLDELNLEDVLFFSDRTISVMKSVTLMKTKIKLIPVIHSVHLRQPFVAETSDITSPYQCIFNHLEYVTGVVASTKWQQEELNRRLPENITAYSIPVGSVDTMKKVPFEKRNPYKIVCMARYFSEKQLFHQIKVIQQLLHEFPKLELHLFGYGDSSNQFKEEKFLKQYVKEHHLEEHVFFRGYLIDLDTEYNEAGAMLLTSTVEGFCLSLLEAIEHGVPVISYDIRYGPREMIQQGKNGYLVEKNNVDEMRDRLSELLSQTELHKEMSNNAYEIAKEFSKEKVLEKWQNLLEVENK